The following coding sequences are from one Nicotiana tabacum cultivar K326 chromosome 1, ASM71507v2, whole genome shotgun sequence window:
- the LOC107772520 gene encoding putative Peroxidase 48 isoform X2: protein MAEIPRPNGNISETLRLFSLRGFDERETVALLGGHNIGKIGCEFIRPRLSNFMGTGLPDPTIPSDFLVELKRKCPENNNTINNMFSERIARSLSESAMSYSQRLSAFSSVGASFDNHYYKTLMRERGLLFADQQLMANEKTAAVVIDYALDDGTMFRTEFAHAMAKLSDFGVLTGSQGEVRRSCSHLNSN from the exons ATGGCTGAAATTCCGCGACCAAATGGGAATATCAGCGAAACTCTTAGGTTGTTTTCCCTTAGAGGATTTGATGAGAGGGAAACAGTGGCACTCCTTG GGGGACATAATATTGGGAAGATTGGTTGTGAATTCATTAGGCCAAGGCTCAGTAATTTTATGGGGACAGGTTTGCCTGATCCAACAATTCCTTCTGACTTCCTTGTAGAGTTGAAGCGAAAGTGTCCAGAGAATAACAACACCATCAACAATATGTTCAGTGAACGTATAGCTAGGAGTCTGAGTGAGTCTGCTATGTCATATTCCCAGAGACTATCCGCATTTTCCTCAGTTGGAGCTTCATTTGATAATCACTACTACAAGACTTTGATGAGAGAAAGAGGGCTACTGTTTGCTGATCAACAGTTGATGGCGAATGAAAAGACTGCAGCAGTTGTGATTGATTATGCTTTGGATGATGGGACTATGTTCCGAACAGAGTTTGCTCATGCCATGGCTAAGTTGTCAGATTTTGGTGTTCTTACTGGATCCCAAGGAGAGGTTCGGCGTAGCTGCTCCCATCTGAATTCTAACTAG
- the LOC107772520 gene encoding putative Peroxidase 48 isoform X1 produces the protein MAEIPRPNGNISETLRLFSLRGFDERETVALLGGHNIGKIGCEFIRPRLSNFMGTGLPDPTIPSDFLVELKRKCPENNNTINNMFSERIARSLSESAMSYSQRLSAFSSVGASFDNHYYKTLMRERGLLFADQQLMANEKTAAVVIDYALDDGTMFRTEFAHAMAKLSDFGVLTGSQGEVRRSCSHLNSN, from the exons ATGGCTGAAATTCCGCGACCAAATGGGAATATCAGCGAAACTCTTAGGTTGTTTTCCCTTAGAGGATTTGATGAGAGGGAAACAGTGGCACTCCTTG GGGGACATAATATTGGGAAGATTGGTTGTGAATTCATTAGGCCAAGGCTCAGTAATTTTATGGGGACAGGTTTGCCTGATCCAACAATTCCTTCTGACTTCCTTGTAGAGTTGAAGCGAAAGTGTCCAGAGAATAACAACACCATCAACAATATGTTCAGTGAACGTATAGCTAGGAGTCTGAGTGAGTCTGCTATGTCATATTCCCAGAGACTATCCGCATTTTCCTCAGTTGGAGCTTCATTTGATAATCACTACTACAAGACTTTGATGAGAGAAAGAGGGCTACTGTTTGCTGATCAACAGTTGATGGCGAATGAAAAGACTGCAGCAGTTGTGATTGATTATGCTTTGGATGATGGGACTATGTTCCGAACAGAGTTTGCTCATGCCATGGCTAAGTTGTCAGATTTTGGTGTTCTTACTGGATCCCAAGGAGAGGTTCGGCGTAGCTGCTCCCATCTGAATTCTAACTA
- the LOC107772520 gene encoding peroxidase 52-like isoform X3, with amino-acid sequence MAEIPRPNGNISETLRLFSLRGFDERETVALLELKRKCPENNNTINNMFSERIARSLSESAMSYSQRLSAFSSVGASFDNHYYKTLMRERGLLFADQQLMANEKTAAVVIDYALDDGTMFRTEFAHAMAKLSDFGVLTGSQGEVRRSCSHLNSN; translated from the exons ATGGCTGAAATTCCGCGACCAAATGGGAATATCAGCGAAACTCTTAGGTTGTTTTCCCTTAGAGGATTTGATGAGAGGGAAACAGTGGCACTCCTTG AGTTGAAGCGAAAGTGTCCAGAGAATAACAACACCATCAACAATATGTTCAGTGAACGTATAGCTAGGAGTCTGAGTGAGTCTGCTATGTCATATTCCCAGAGACTATCCGCATTTTCCTCAGTTGGAGCTTCATTTGATAATCACTACTACAAGACTTTGATGAGAGAAAGAGGGCTACTGTTTGCTGATCAACAGTTGATGGCGAATGAAAAGACTGCAGCAGTTGTGATTGATTATGCTTTGGATGATGGGACTATGTTCCGAACAGAGTTTGCTCATGCCATGGCTAAGTTGTCAGATTTTGGTGTTCTTACTGGATCCCAAGGAGAGGTTCGGCGTAGCTGCTCCCATCTGAATTCTAACTA